In Blautia sp. SC05B48, a single genomic region encodes these proteins:
- a CDS encoding flippase: protein MKQKSLGLNAVLNGIKQCCSIIFPLITFPYISRVLGNDGYGKYSFSYSVTNYFILLAALGIYTYAIREGAKVRDDQKEVDKFCSQVFSINVCSAAISLLLLSIMVFCLPKFSGYKAYIFIQSTAIIMAVIGTDWVNGIFEDYFYITVRYIAVQCVCLIAMFVFVRKPEDIIPYCIISVLATNGGNLINVFYVRKYAKIRFTFDMDLKRHLVSLLILFVNSIAISIYVNSDITMLGFFESDAQVGVYSFASKIYNLLKQLINAVIVVSVPRIAYIIKNKPLEYKTFLNRIFSALNIVLLPIVVGMFFMSDSMILIAGGEQYIAGDAVLKVLSVATLFAIYASLFTNCVLIVNRQEKLCLKATVVSAIVNVGLNFVLMPTLGMIGAAVTTVIAELVNCMMQMCFSKAFFDWRTLEVKPIVSCICGSAFIGITCLLCNGFFHNSLMKMACAVVLSALVYVITLIVMRNPYATAAMDVIKKRMRKSNG, encoded by the coding sequence ATGAAACAAAAATCGTTAGGATTAAATGCTGTATTAAATGGAATTAAGCAATGCTGTTCTATCATATTTCCACTGATCACATTTCCGTATATATCAAGAGTGTTAGGAAATGATGGTTATGGAAAATACAGCTTTTCATATTCTGTGACGAATTATTTCATACTGCTGGCAGCCCTTGGAATATATACTTATGCGATTCGGGAAGGTGCAAAAGTACGCGATGACCAAAAAGAAGTAGATAAGTTTTGCTCACAGGTGTTTTCCATTAACGTATGTTCAGCAGCAATTTCATTGCTGTTGCTCAGCATAATGGTATTTTGCCTGCCAAAATTTTCGGGATACAAAGCCTATATTTTTATCCAGAGTACAGCAATCATTATGGCTGTAATTGGTACAGACTGGGTAAATGGCATCTTTGAAGATTACTTTTATATTACAGTGCGGTACATTGCAGTTCAATGTGTGTGCCTCATTGCAATGTTCGTTTTCGTAAGGAAGCCAGAGGATATTATTCCATATTGCATTATCTCGGTTTTAGCAACTAATGGCGGAAACCTGATTAATGTATTTTATGTCCGTAAGTATGCGAAGATTCGCTTTACGTTTGATATGGACTTGAAAAGGCATCTTGTGTCATTGCTGATTTTATTTGTGAATTCAATTGCCATCTCAATTTATGTCAATTCGGATATTACTATGCTTGGCTTTTTTGAATCGGATGCACAAGTTGGCGTCTACAGCTTCGCATCTAAAATTTATAATTTGTTGAAGCAACTTATCAATGCGGTGATCGTTGTTTCAGTGCCGAGAATTGCATATATCATAAAGAACAAGCCACTTGAGTATAAAACGTTTTTGAATCGGATTTTTTCTGCGTTGAATATTGTGTTGCTTCCAATTGTAGTTGGAATGTTCTTTATGAGCGATTCTATGATTTTGATTGCAGGAGGAGAACAGTATATCGCTGGTGATGCAGTATTGAAAGTTCTGAGCGTTGCGACCTTATTTGCCATATATGCGTCACTGTTTACAAACTGTGTTCTGATTGTTAATCGCCAGGAAAAGCTTTGCCTTAAAGCAACAGTGGTTTCAGCAATTGTAAATGTTGGACTGAATTTCGTTTTAATGCCTACGCTTGGAATGATTGGCGCAGCAGTTACAACAGTAATAGCTGAGTTGGTGAACTGTATGATGCAGATGTGCTTTTCAAAGGCGTTTTTTGATTGGAGAACCTTGGAAGTGAAACCAATTGTTTCATGCATTTGTGGCAGTGCGTTTATCGGAATTACATGTTTGCTATGTAATGGCTTCTTCCATAACAGCTTGATGAAGATGGCCTGCGCTGTTGTACTTTCTGCTTTGGTGTATGTGATAACTTTGATTGTTATGAGAAATCCATATGCCACTGCCGCCATGGATGTTATAAAGAAGAGAATGAGGAAGAGCAATGGATAA
- a CDS encoding ATP-dependent nuclease: MTKKVIIDNIKNIKHMEFCIPTPGLYVVTGKNGSGKTTLFTCLSRIKNSNAFRTGFPASNGNDRLDFFSGYIQYEVDGESTKYSKRSSGKWKANKQNDVLSLMGYPQVVNITTKDERVFTQTDITPRKNHRGDDWINEKLNQIFGTDKYSSMIRITTGQLYRGRGKSAVDTRRRNIAYAIPVEDGRFYTERNFSFGEIVLLNLLYDIHNVSNGSLVLIDELELALHPSAQIRLLSCLKEMADEKGLTILITTHSASLIRSQKDVILLEEGNESGQIDVMYHCPPAKAIGAIGMREDTMPDIVILVEDDMAKALFMELKRKYFSYYPEQAYLDIRVLEIGGYKNVINFYVEANNYVFYDNVFVTAFMDKDVETDVIPYPQYGNQEDIQRYHDHSRFLKFLPYTPEVLLVKTYIERKQQFLQSLRAEYSNQQVDYSIAEQLDFTAYEAALPNFSNQTQYNSKIEERGSFRKKCKQVAEKIALELSQQLNITVKEVYRYSYKFAVENIPENELNVRALLAQTMKRVR, encoded by the coding sequence ATGACAAAGAAAGTTATAATAGATAACATAAAGAATATTAAACATATGGAGTTTTGCATTCCAACACCAGGGCTTTATGTTGTTACAGGAAAGAATGGAAGCGGAAAAACGACACTATTTACCTGCTTGAGCAGAATAAAAAATAGCAATGCATTTAGAACCGGTTTCCCTGCATCAAATGGAAATGATCGGTTAGATTTCTTTTCTGGTTATATACAGTATGAAGTTGATGGAGAAAGCACTAAATATTCCAAGAGAAGTAGTGGAAAATGGAAGGCTAATAAACAAAATGATGTTCTGAGCCTTATGGGGTATCCTCAAGTAGTAAACATCACAACGAAAGATGAACGTGTTTTTACGCAGACAGATATTACACCACGAAAAAATCATCGGGGCGATGACTGGATAAATGAAAAACTCAATCAAATTTTTGGAACAGACAAGTATTCATCAATGATTCGAATTACAACGGGACAGCTATATCGAGGAAGAGGTAAATCAGCAGTAGATACTAGACGTAGAAACATTGCATATGCAATACCAGTAGAAGATGGAAGATTTTATACGGAAAGAAATTTTAGCTTTGGCGAAATAGTACTGTTGAATCTTTTGTATGATATACATAATGTGTCTAATGGGTCGCTTGTATTAATTGATGAACTTGAGTTGGCGTTGCATCCATCCGCTCAGATTCGATTGCTCTCATGCCTAAAAGAAATGGCAGATGAAAAAGGGCTGACGATTTTAATTACGACACATTCAGCCAGCTTAATAAGAAGCCAAAAAGATGTGATTTTGCTTGAAGAAGGAAATGAAAGCGGACAAATAGACGTGATGTATCATTGCCCACCAGCAAAAGCTATTGGTGCCATTGGTATGCGAGAGGATACAATGCCGGATATTGTCATTCTAGTTGAGGATGATATGGCAAAAGCATTGTTTATGGAACTAAAAAGAAAGTATTTTTCCTATTATCCAGAACAGGCGTATCTTGATATTCGGGTTCTTGAAATTGGCGGATATAAAAACGTTATCAATTTTTATGTTGAAGCAAATAACTATGTATTCTATGACAATGTTTTTGTTACCGCATTTATGGATAAAGATGTTGAAACAGATGTGATACCATATCCTCAGTATGGAAATCAAGAGGATATACAGCGTTATCATGATCATAGTCGCTTTCTCAAATTTTTGCCGTATACGCCAGAAGTGCTTTTGGTTAAAACATATATCGAAAGAAAACAGCAGTTCTTGCAATCGTTACGTGCTGAATACAGTAATCAACAGGTTGATTATTCAATTGCCGAGCAGTTGGATTTTACAGCATATGAAGCTGCCTTGCCAAATTTCTCTAATCAGACACAATATAATAGTAAAATTGAAGAAAGAGGAAGCTTTAGAAAAAAGTGTAAACAGGTGGCCGAGAAAATAGCATTAGAATTGTCGCAACAGTTAAATATAACGGTCAAAGAGGTTTACAGATATTCTTATAAATTTGCAGTAGAAAATATTCCGGAAAATGAATTAAACGTCAGAGCACTTTTAGCACAGACAATGAAAAGAGTAAGGTAA
- a CDS encoding ATP-binding protein: MKINNKEFGEWTADDLQVLLSNDAYRENNFIDYKVNFAPLIDKSNKKEKQAEFRNDVCSFANADGGYIFYGIGETSGVASILAGISIPNIDRFELDRRNELQAIRPTVPDVAFSFISLQDDKYIVVLHIQRGLYKPYITEEPEGQFHFYIRHGNKKQAMSYTEIRNGFLNAAMLSEDIKSFRKERLEEHITEMKKPFALVQVIPATFRSDCVPMYDLYREGKLNFDDLFNGMIYDRAVPNVDGVYFPDYSEQRNFEQLQIFNTGAVELKMDFEIREQNSRSQQLKTERYLIIFDFEAELRKLIQGTSKMYQKLGRSTAMYVCVTIVGCKGLWNYTVNAYGANAPTKVDRNQIVCTPIEIRNIQDDVQVKEGIENCIRMTKYSLGIRI; this comes from the coding sequence ATGAAGATAAATAATAAAGAATTTGGAGAATGGACTGCGGACGATCTTCAGGTCCTTCTTAGTAATGATGCCTATCGAGAGAATAATTTTATTGATTATAAGGTGAATTTTGCACCACTTATAGATAAAAGCAATAAGAAAGAGAAACAAGCTGAATTTAGAAATGATGTTTGTTCCTTTGCGAATGCAGACGGAGGATACATCTTTTATGGAATCGGAGAAACTTCTGGAGTAGCCAGTATATTAGCAGGTATTTCGATTCCTAATATTGATCGCTTTGAATTGGATCGCCGGAATGAACTACAGGCGATTCGCCCAACTGTGCCGGATGTGGCCTTTTCGTTCATTTCATTACAAGATGACAAATATATTGTGGTACTTCATATTCAACGAGGACTGTACAAACCATATATTACAGAAGAACCAGAAGGACAGTTTCATTTCTACATAAGGCACGGGAACAAAAAGCAGGCAATGAGTTATACAGAGATACGAAATGGATTCTTAAACGCTGCAATGCTGTCAGAAGATATCAAGAGCTTTAGAAAAGAACGACTGGAAGAACATATTACAGAAATGAAGAAACCATTTGCACTTGTGCAGGTGATTCCAGCCACATTTAGAAGTGATTGCGTTCCGATGTATGATCTGTACAGAGAAGGAAAATTGAATTTTGATGATCTATTTAATGGCATGATCTATGACCGTGCGGTTCCAAATGTAGATGGTGTCTATTTTCCTGATTACTCTGAACAGCGGAATTTTGAGCAGTTACAAATTTTTAACACTGGTGCTGTTGAACTAAAAATGGATTTTGAGATAAGAGAACAAAATTCAAGAAGCCAGCAACTAAAAACGGAACGATATTTGATTATATTTGACTTCGAAGCTGAACTCAGAAAATTGATACAGGGAACATCGAAAATGTACCAGAAATTAGGCCGTTCAACTGCGATGTATGTTTGTGTAACTATTGTTGGCTGCAAAGGCCTATGGAACTATACCGTAAATGCATATGGAGCAAATGCACCAACGAAAGTAGACCGTAATCAAATTGTTTGTACTCCAATCGAAATTCGGAATATTCAAGATGATGTGCAAGTAAAAGAGGGCATAGAAAACTGTATTCGGATGACAAAGTATTCACTTGGGATAAGAATATAG
- the wzy gene encoding O-antigen polysaccharide polymerase Wzy, protein MVAILIFLVEIIGSFALVQIDASENILGKIGYVAIIYGVLSTIALYQVKKEWDVFLIFMIMCYLFSFGQCILTAFGYKLGVFAFSMDRGFFSNQEILNASVFCFIAIALTGIGFCFHRSSIKYEKLSNKPVLTDNVLCRVAWGLLLISVVPTFYELYKDVTTVFFNGYSDTLGNATGIDKIFVLISGFYPSAILILYCFEEKRRRTVYFALGSYVLLQLLGGSRIAVFRLAIVLLVISNLYRKEISKKRAVMICIFGLVGVFVFSFVSSARNYIYLASNVQLFLKETATDLLENNFIFAAIKEMGNTQVINTLVYALCPKKVDYRYGMSFVRSIYSVLPNFLNLEYISIDEVFSPYYTVTNAGCGASFIAEGYWNFGYFSVLFFIALGYVWGTLSNRFKQLCNSKYVKPENFFVIVYLMYYMIFLVRSESIELGRSFVYYAVIPILISKLLKTKTVRGGGKTS, encoded by the coding sequence GTGGTAGCAATATTGATTTTTCTTGTAGAAATTATAGGTTCTTTCGCTTTGGTACAAATAGATGCATCAGAGAATATTCTGGGAAAAATAGGTTATGTGGCCATTATATACGGAGTTCTTTCTACCATAGCGCTATATCAAGTCAAGAAAGAGTGGGACGTTTTTCTCATATTCATGATCATGTGCTACTTGTTCTCTTTCGGACAATGTATATTAACTGCATTTGGATATAAGTTGGGAGTCTTTGCATTTTCGATGGACAGAGGCTTTTTCTCTAACCAGGAAATATTAAATGCAAGTGTTTTTTGCTTTATCGCTATTGCGTTAACTGGAATAGGCTTTTGTTTTCATAGGAGCTCTATCAAATATGAAAAGCTCTCAAATAAACCTGTATTAACAGATAATGTATTGTGTAGAGTGGCGTGGGGACTTTTACTCATATCAGTTGTTCCAACATTTTATGAACTGTATAAAGATGTAACAACTGTTTTTTTTAATGGATATAGTGATACTTTGGGAAATGCAACAGGTATTGATAAAATTTTTGTATTAATTTCAGGATTTTATCCAAGTGCGATTTTGATTTTATATTGCTTTGAGGAAAAAAGACGAAGAACGGTATATTTCGCTTTGGGTAGCTATGTGTTGTTACAATTATTAGGTGGAAGTAGAATAGCTGTTTTCCGTTTGGCTATTGTTCTTCTTGTTATTAGTAATTTGTATAGAAAAGAAATTAGCAAAAAACGAGCTGTCATGATTTGCATTTTTGGATTAGTAGGAGTCTTTGTATTTTCGTTTGTGTCAAGTGCTAGAAATTATATTTATCTTGCAAGTAATGTGCAGCTTTTTTTGAAAGAAACAGCGACAGATTTATTAGAAAACAATTTTATTTTTGCTGCGATTAAAGAAATGGGAAACACACAAGTTATTAACACGCTGGTATATGCTTTGTGTCCGAAAAAAGTGGATTATAGGTACGGAATGTCCTTTGTTAGAAGTATATACAGCGTTTTGCCAAACTTTTTGAACTTAGAGTATATAAGTATCGATGAAGTGTTTTCTCCATACTACACAGTGACAAATGCAGGATGTGGAGCATCGTTTATAGCAGAGGGATACTGGAATTTTGGATATTTCTCAGTGCTCTTTTTTATAGCGTTAGGATACGTTTGGGGAACGTTATCGAATCGTTTTAAGCAACTTTGTAATTCTAAATATGTAAAGCCAGAGAACTTCTTTGTAATCGTATACTTGATGTACTATATGATTTTTCTTGTTAGAAGTGAAAGCATTGAATTGGGACGTTCCTTTGTGTATTATGCTGTAATTCCAATTCTGATTAGCAAATTACTAAAGACAAAAACTGTCCGGGGGGGGGGTAAGACAAGCTAA
- a CDS encoding SGNH/GDSL hydrolase family protein, giving the protein MNKKDEDKKSAELQALNAKLYQEEQEKEAALKQKKAEDSFYQKLSDGFDVNVLVVGDSIGAGAGTETDGQQWFKQLQAYLRTVNKASVSVTNVSMGGNTSYAGYVQTMALDDDIDYDLAVICYGQNDALQGLDVYYEAIVQAIKNKYPNCSIISILESSQRDYTSNIITIQSICDHYGIPVADTIVAFNNSGKAYDDLSNDGVHPNDAGQEIYYETVKNVIDENVAASTGKMENVDAINADVHKFDNFIWYGADKDFKRVDDTTFTLNASASGVFGIDYTFESGDNKADIYVDGELFESPTVTFDYDFSQRHILVVSDDCTVEKEIKVVFNSKEQADGFQGMCFSWE; this is encoded by the coding sequence ATGAACAAAAAGGATGAGGACAAGAAATCGGCAGAATTACAAGCATTGAATGCAAAACTGTATCAGGAAGAGCAGGAGAAAGAAGCCGCATTAAAACAGAAAAAGGCAGAGGATAGCTTTTATCAGAAGCTATCAGATGGGTTTGACGTTAATGTTTTGGTTGTGGGAGATTCAATCGGTGCGGGTGCTGGCACAGAAACAGATGGGCAGCAGTGGTTTAAACAGTTACAAGCATATTTAAGGACTGTTAATAAAGCATCTGTATCCGTAACAAATGTTTCAATGGGAGGTAATACCTCTTATGCTGGTTATGTCCAGACAATGGCACTGGATGATGACATCGACTACGACTTGGCAGTTATCTGCTATGGTCAGAATGATGCCTTACAAGGCTTGGACGTATATTATGAAGCGATAGTACAAGCCATCAAAAATAAATACCCGAATTGCTCGATTATTTCAATTTTAGAATCCTCACAGCGTGACTATACATCCAATATAATCACAATCCAAAGCATCTGTGATCATTATGGAATCCCTGTAGCAGACACGATTGTAGCGTTCAATAACTCTGGAAAGGCTTATGATGATCTATCAAATGACGGTGTTCATCCGAATGACGCTGGACAGGAAATCTACTACGAAACGGTAAAGAATGTCATTGACGAAAATGTGGCGGCATCTACCGGAAAGATGGAAAATGTTGATGCTATCAATGCTGATGTACATAAGTTTGATAACTTCATCTGGTATGGTGCAGATAAAGATTTTAAACGTGTAGATGATACAACTTTCACGCTGAATGCATCAGCATCTGGCGTTTTCGGTATAGATTACACCTTTGAATCTGGTGACAACAAAGCGGACATCTATGTAGATGGAGAGCTGTTTGAATCCCCAACAGTAACATTCGATTATGACTTCTCACAGAGACATATTCTGGTAGTCAGCGATGACTGTACAGTAGAGAAGGAAATCAAGGTTGTGTTCAATAGCAAAGAACAAGCGGATGGTTTCCAAGGAATGTGCTTTAGCTGGGAATGA
- a CDS encoding DUF1015 domain-containing protein translates to MVFEKTDILLPKIKDYRKWAVVACDQFTSQPEYWENVQKYVGDEVSTYNLILPEAQLSENNDDKIASINETMNSYLKRNIFETYNDSYIYVERKLKNGAIRKGIVGAIDLEDYDYKPNAKSKIRATEKTVVDRIPPRVKIRENANIELPHILLLCDDQKHQLLESIETIKEKLEILYDFDLMQDGGHITGWLVSKDKAEIFDTALEKYLQDIREKYYGLDENPMIFAVGDGNHSLATAKECYEQQKKAFETSIKARYALVELENLQDESQQFEPIHRLLMNVDISDFLTKIKTICVSHSKHKVEYYTKEKQGVLYLDESLGELTVGILQRFLDDYVKTNNCDIDYIHDDDVLKKLSCKSDCIGLLLSAIDKENLFSEIIKNGSLPRKTFSMGHAQEKRYYIEARRIK, encoded by the coding sequence ATGGTATTTGAAAAAACGGATATTTTACTTCCAAAAATTAAAGATTATAGAAAGTGGGCAGTTGTTGCATGTGATCAATTCACATCACAACCTGAATACTGGGAAAATGTGCAAAAATATGTCGGAGATGAAGTATCTACATATAATTTGATTTTACCGGAAGCACAACTGTCGGAAAATAATGATGATAAAATAGCTAGTATTAATGAAACAATGAATAGCTATTTAAAAAGGAATATTTTTGAAACATATAATGATTCGTATATATATGTTGAACGAAAATTAAAAAATGGTGCTATTCGTAAAGGTATAGTTGGCGCAATTGATTTGGAAGATTACGATTATAAACCAAACGCAAAATCTAAAATCAGGGCAACAGAAAAAACAGTGGTAGACCGTATACCGCCAAGAGTCAAGATCCGTGAAAATGCGAACATTGAATTGCCTCATATATTGCTTTTGTGTGATGATCAAAAGCATCAATTGTTGGAATCGATTGAGACGATTAAAGAAAAGCTAGAAATACTATATGATTTCGATTTGATGCAGGATGGAGGACACATCACTGGATGGCTTGTATCTAAAGACAAAGCAGAGATATTTGATACTGCTTTAGAAAAGTATTTACAAGATATTAGAGAAAAATATTATGGATTAGATGAAAATCCGATGATCTTTGCTGTAGGAGATGGAAACCATTCGCTTGCTACGGCAAAAGAATGCTATGAACAGCAAAAGAAAGCTTTTGAAACAAGTATAAAGGCAAGATATGCGTTGGTTGAGCTAGAAAATTTGCAGGACGAATCACAACAGTTTGAACCTATACATAGATTGCTAATGAATGTAGATATCAGTGATTTTCTCACAAAAATAAAAACAATATGCGTATCACACAGTAAGCATAAGGTGGAATATTATACAAAGGAAAAACAAGGCGTACTGTATTTAGATGAAAGTCTAGGAGAATTGACGGTCGGCATTTTACAAAGATTTTTAGATGATTACGTTAAAACAAATAATTGTGACATTGATTATATTCACGATGATGATGTTTTAAAGAAATTGAGCTGTAAATCCGATTGTATAGGGCTTTTATTGTCAGCCATCGATAAAGAAAATTTATTTTCAGAAATCATAAAAAATGGTTCATTACCACGAAAAACGTTTTCCATGGGACATGCTCAGGAAAAAAGATATTATATTGAAGCAAGAAGAATAAAATAA
- a CDS encoding cupin domain-containing protein has protein sequence MVLSGNGTLTYEGTTYELSAGDCVFIDCRKAYSFRPGITVREKAPV, from the coding sequence GTGGTCCTGTCTGGAAACGGTACTCTCACCTACGAAGGAACGACCTATGAGCTGTCAGCTGGGGACTGTGTGTTCATTGACTGCAGGAAAGCGTATAGCTTTCGACCGGGTATAACAGTGAGGGAAAAAGCACCAGTGTGA
- a CDS encoding adenylyltransferase/cytidyltransferase family protein yields MKKYHIGYTCGVFDLFHVGHLNLLERCKEMCDILIVGVCDDKYVTEIKKKQPVYPEDQRVRILNALKVVDRAELVTIEETDDKMLALKKFGFDVLFSGDDWKGSERYMRTEKQFAEYGASIEYLPYTHGISTTEIKEKMKEQKV; encoded by the coding sequence ATGAAGAAGTATCATATTGGATATACATGTGGAGTATTTGATCTTTTCCATGTGGGACATCTGAACCTTTTGGAAAGATGCAAAGAAATGTGCGATATTCTTATTGTTGGTGTCTGTGATGATAAGTATGTTACTGAAATCAAGAAAAAGCAGCCTGTTTACCCAGAAGATCAAAGAGTGCGAATTTTGAATGCTCTAAAAGTTGTAGACAGAGCCGAGTTGGTAACGATTGAAGAAACCGATGACAAAATGTTGGCGCTAAAGAAATTTGGATTTGATGTTCTGTTCTCTGGAGATGACTGGAAGGGATCTGAGCGTTATATGCGTACAGAAAAGCAGTTTGCAGAGTATGGGGCCTCAATTGAGTATTTGCCATATACGCATGGAATAAGCACTACAGAAATTAAAGAAAAAATGAAAGAACAGAAAGTATAA
- a CDS encoding LicD family protein codes for MDNETLRKVQLAQLEIAKEIKRVCDENNIKYFLDSGTLLGAVRHKGFIPWDDDMDIGMLRDEYEKFLQIAPEKLGKNYFLQTWKSDENYPHAYAKVRKLGTVYIENVSQNSGAHNELFVDVFPYDVYPDSESDRYSHGRRVMLYRYALQMKNHVKPWVRHKKLWKRIFGKIKYLPYIAFSLTQNRNTLIKNADAINRKYNDQKTKYYYEATGATPYGKWIIPTKCFDKLSIAIFENTEFSVPEDSDLYLRTAYGDYMQLPPIEKRGNQHQIIELKL; via the coding sequence ATGGATAATGAGACTTTGCGAAAGGTTCAACTCGCACAGCTGGAGATTGCAAAAGAAATAAAGCGAGTATGTGATGAAAATAACATCAAGTACTTTTTGGATTCAGGAACATTGCTTGGTGCAGTTCGACATAAAGGTTTTATTCCTTGGGATGATGATATGGATATTGGCATGCTTCGAGATGAGTATGAAAAGTTCCTTCAAATTGCACCCGAAAAGCTAGGCAAAAACTATTTTTTGCAAACATGGAAAAGTGATGAAAATTATCCACATGCGTATGCAAAAGTGAGAAAACTTGGAACAGTATATATAGAAAATGTTTCACAAAATAGTGGAGCACATAATGAGTTATTTGTTGATGTGTTTCCATATGATGTATATCCGGATTCTGAGTCTGACAGATATAGCCATGGTAGACGGGTGATGCTTTATCGATATGCGTTGCAAATGAAAAATCACGTCAAACCATGGGTTAGACACAAAAAATTATGGAAACGCATATTCGGAAAAATAAAGTATCTCCCTTATATTGCTTTTTCGCTGACTCAAAATAGAAATACTTTGATAAAAAATGCTGATGCTATAAATAGAAAATATAATGATCAGAAAACGAAATATTATTATGAAGCAACTGGGGCAACACCATACGGAAAGTGGATTATTCCTACGAAATGTTTTGATAAATTGAGCATAGCGATATTTGAGAATACAGAATTTTCTGTTCCAGAGGATTCTGACCTGTATTTGCGTACGGCTTATGGTGACTATATGCAACTTCCACCGATAGAAAAACGCGGAAATCAGCACCAGATTATTGAGTTGAAGTTATAA
- a CDS encoding glycosyltransferase has product MDKRVSVVMTTYNGQKYLREQMDSLREQTMPIDEVIIMDDCSTDHTPDLVSAYIKEYNLKGWNLVQNELNQGWKKNFKSGFDLATGGYIFPCDQDDIWHPDKVEKMVGCMENNPKIELLAANYNTFFSEKDNGSGSKLYASNSKKMKKDESIDLLGIDPKWPYINRPGCVFCFTKTFYNSIKDKWNTKYPHDAILWRFARMDHALGLFNYPVIEFRRHGDNATSEENRTKESRIQTFDDYIRFHEMGLERVTSENDKEMLKKGIEFLELRRRFFETGNIALWIKLASKYRAFYNSARGCLGDLYFVYRK; this is encoded by the coding sequence ATGGATAAGAGAGTGTCTGTCGTTATGACGACTTATAATGGGCAAAAATATTTGCGGGAACAAATGGATTCTTTGCGAGAGCAGACAATGCCAATTGATGAAGTAATTATTATGGATGATTGTTCCACAGATCATACACCAGATTTAGTGAGTGCTTATATAAAAGAGTACAATCTGAAAGGGTGGAACTTGGTTCAGAATGAGCTGAACCAGGGATGGAAGAAAAACTTTAAGAGTGGTTTTGATTTAGCAACTGGCGGTTACATTTTTCCGTGCGATCAAGATGATATTTGGCATCCTGATAAAGTTGAAAAGATGGTAGGGTGCATGGAAAACAATCCTAAAATTGAATTGCTCGCCGCTAATTATAATACTTTTTTCTCAGAAAAAGATAACGGAAGCGGGAGTAAGCTGTACGCGTCTAACAGTAAAAAAATGAAAAAAGACGAAAGTATAGATCTTTTGGGAATTGACCCAAAATGGCCATATATCAATCGTCCAGGATGTGTATTCTGCTTCACAAAAACGTTTTACAACTCGATTAAGGATAAATGGAATACGAAATACCCACATGACGCAATACTATGGCGTTTTGCAAGGATGGATCATGCTTTAGGATTGTTCAATTACCCAGTAATAGAATTCCGTAGACATGGTGACAATGCAACAAGTGAAGAGAATAGAACCAAGGAAAGTAGAATTCAAACTTTTGATGATTATATTCGTTTTCATGAGATGGGTTTAGAACGAGTAACATCAGAGAATGACAAAGAAATGCTGAAAAAAGGAATTGAGTTCCTTGAACTAAGAAGGCGTTTCTTTGAGACAGGCAATATTGCGTTATGGATAAAACTTGCAAGCAAATATCGTGCTTTTTATAACTCGGCGAGAGGATGTTTGGGTGACTTGTATTTTGTTTATAGAAAATAA
- a CDS encoding adenylyltransferase/cytidyltransferase family protein: MKKVVTFGVYDYFHLGHLRLFKNAKNLGDWLIVAVQDGDYILKTKPDAKVMYTTEQRKELVSALRVVDEVVSYTDVDVTIKTLDFDVFAVGEDQNHAGFQRAIEWCKENGKEVVRMKRTPGICSSEIKKSL, from the coding sequence ATGAAAAAAGTTGTAACATTTGGAGTATATGATTATTTTCATCTGGGACATCTTCGGTTGTTTAAAAATGCGAAGAACCTTGGAGATTGGTTGATAGTTGCTGTTCAGGATGGCGATTATATATTGAAAACAAAACCAGATGCTAAAGTTATGTATACAACAGAACAGAGAAAAGAATTGGTTAGTGCGCTACGTGTAGTTGATGAAGTGGTAAGTTATACAGATGTTGATGTGACTATTAAGACATTGGATTTTGATGTTTTTGCAGTTGGCGAGGATCAAAATCATGCAGGATTTCAAAGAGCTATTGAGTGGTGCAAAGAAAATGGAAAAGAAGTTGTACGCATGAAAAGAACGCCTGGGATTTGTTCATCGGAAATTAAGAAAAGTCTATAA